One Streptosporangium sp. NBC_01495 DNA window includes the following coding sequences:
- a CDS encoding TetR/AcrR family transcriptional regulator, whose product MVDDTRTRLVESALRLLREEGLDAVTLRAVGDLAGLSRTAPYRHFADKTALLAALAVRVLADLTAHIAGAIGEGAGPRDRLRAFYLSYVEYAAAHPEEYRLVFASEFLAGSHPELETAIDQVMTALGLGGPWEGPAHKARVMALLATAHGLAELAVAGQFAHKGLMYEDIVDVLVAPDDER is encoded by the coding sequence ATGGTGGACGACACCAGGACCCGCCTGGTCGAGAGCGCGCTGAGACTGCTGCGCGAGGAGGGCCTCGACGCCGTGACGCTGCGCGCCGTCGGCGACCTGGCCGGCCTGTCCCGTACGGCCCCCTACCGGCACTTCGCCGACAAGACCGCGCTGCTGGCGGCGCTCGCCGTCCGGGTCCTCGCCGACCTCACCGCGCACATCGCCGGGGCGATCGGGGAGGGGGCGGGCCCGCGCGACCGGCTGCGGGCCTTCTACCTGAGCTACGTCGAGTACGCCGCGGCGCACCCTGAGGAGTACCGGCTGGTGTTCGCCTCGGAGTTCCTCGCGGGCAGCCACCCGGAGCTGGAGACGGCGATCGACCAGGTGATGACCGCGCTCGGCCTGGGAGGCCCCTGGGAGGGCCCGGCGCACAAGGCACGGGTGATGGCTTTGCTCGCGACCGCCCACGGCCTGGCGGAGCTCGCGGTGGCGGGACAGTTCGCCCACAAGGGGCTCATGTACGAGGACATCGTCGACGTCCTCGTCGCCCCCGACGACGAGCGGTGA